The following coding sequences are from one Gossypium raimondii isolate GPD5lz chromosome 4, ASM2569854v1, whole genome shotgun sequence window:
- the LOC105780550 gene encoding uncharacterized protein LOC105780550, with translation MEVRPNQAVDNSSTSPQQHRRRAAAAASKQPVSATNAVDTTSVTQRLQKELMALMMSSGDLGVSAFPEGESIFTWIGTIKGGEGTMYEGLSYKLSLRFPLDYPFKPPQVKFETMCFHPNVDQFGNICLDILQDKWSSAYDCRTILLSVQSLLGEPNPESPLNTYAAALWNNKEDYRKMVQEQYFGGKTLES, from the exons ATGGAAGTCCGGCCAAATCAAGCGGTGGACAATTCATCAACCTCACCTCAACAGCATCGGCGCCGTGCAGCTGCCGCTGCATCTAAACAACCAGTTTCCGCTACCAACGCCGTTGATACCACTTCCGTTACACAAAG GCTCCAAAAGGAACTAATGGCTCTCATG ATGAGCAGTGGAGATCTCGGAGTGTCCGCATTTCCTGAAGGTGAAAGCATTTTTACATGGATTGGGACAATCAAGGGTGGAGAGGGAACTATGTACGAGGGTTTATCGTACAAACTTTCCTTGCGTTTCCCGTTGGACTACCCTTTCAAGCCTCCTCAAGTAAAGTTTGAGACAATGTGCTTTCATCCTAATGTCGATCAGTTCGGCAATATTTGCCTTGACATTCTTCAG GATAAATGGTCATCTGCTTATGATTGTAGAACCATTCTTTTGTCAGTTCAAAGTCTCCTAGGAG AGCCGAATCCGGAGAGCCCTCTCAACACCTATGCTGCGGCACTGTGGAACAATAAGGAAG
- the LOC105778794 gene encoding MLO-like protein 12, translated as MADATYKTRSLEETPTWAVAVVCLALVVISIIIELAIHMLGKWFKKRHKTALYEALEKVKAELMLMGFISLLLTVTQSLISDICIPRSIANTWHPCDQQAEAQKYGQISGRKLVEFSDDDDDDDTSYIPRRSLATSKYDKCQEKGKIALVSAYGIHQLHIFIFMLAVCHILYCIIIYALGRTKMRKWKSWENETKTIEYQYYNDPERFRFARDTSFGRRHLNCWSRSSLTLWIMCFFRQFFGSVTKVDYLTLRHGFIMAHLAPANETKFEFQKYIKRSLEQDFKVVVGISPIIWFIAVLFLLAYTHGWYSYLWLPFVPLIIVLMVGTKLQVIITELAVSIQDRGGVVKGAPLVRPGDDLFWFGRPRFLLFLIHLVLFTNAFQLAFFVWSTYEFSIRSCYHEHLEDIIIRISMGVITQFICSYVTLPLYALVTQMGSNMRPTIFNERVATALRNWHQKAKKHTKQNKQSHSQNTTPLSSRPATPTHEMSPVHLLHNYPRSVESYPPSPRLSITENNRLVLHSPRQHGIKDDVDDRSLHKKIAQADATVEESNSLQRVAMAQTTRTQHEIDIASSVFSLQKK; from the exons ATGGCGGATGCGACATATAAAACACGATCATTGGAAGAGACACCGACATGGGCTGTTGCAGTGGTGTGTCTTGCCTTGGTTGTCATTTCTATCATCATTGAACTTGCCATTCATATGCTTGGGAAG TGGTTCAAGAAAAGACACAAAACAGCTCTTTATGAAGCACTTGAGAAGGTTAAAGCAG AGCTTATGCTTATGGGATTTATATCATTACTGCTAACAGTAACTCAAAGTCTCATATCTGATATTTGCATACCAAGAAGCATAGCAAACACATGGCATCCATGTGATCAACAAGCTGAGGCTCAGAAATATGGTCAAATTTCTGGTAGAAAACTTGTTGAATTCTCtgatgatgatgacgacgaTGACACCAGTTATATTCCAAGACGCAGTCTTGCAACTTCTAAATATGATAAATGTCAAGAAAAG GGTAAAATAGCACTTGTATCAGCTTATGGTATCCATCAACTCCATATATTCATCTTTATGTTAGCAGTTTGTCATATTCTCTATTGCATCATCATCTATGCTTTGGGAAGAACTAAG ATGAGGAAATGGAAATCCTGGGAAAATGAGACAAAGACAATTGAATATCAGTACTACAatg ATCCTGAGAGATTCAGATTTGCAAGGGATACTTCATTTGGACGAAGACATTTGAACTGTTGGAGTCGTTCATCCTTAACCCTTTGGATT ATGTGTTTCTTTAGACAATTTTTTGGATCAGTAACAAAAGTTGATTACTTGACATTGAGACATGGATTTATCATG GCACATTTGGCACCTGCAAATGAAaccaaatttgaatttcaaaagtACATCAAGAGATCATTAGAACAGGATTTCAAAGTAGTGGTTGGGATAAG CCCAATTATTTGGTTCATTGCTGTCCTCTTCTTACTTGCCTATACACATG GATGGTACTCTTATTTGTGGCTGCCCTTTGTCCCTTTAATC ATAGTTCTAATGGTAGGAACCAAGCTACAAGTGATCATAACGGAGCTTGCTGTAAGTATTCAAGACAGAGGAGGTGTAGTGAAGGGTGCACCATTGGTTCGACCCGGCGATGACCTCTTCTGGTTCGGTCGTCCCCGCttccttctttttctcattCACCTTGTTCTATTTACG AATGCATTTCAACTGGCCTTTTTCGTGTGGAGCACG TATGAATTCAGCATAAGATCTTGCTACCATGAGCATCTTGAAGATATCATCATTAGAATCTCAATGGG GGTCATTACACAGTTCATTTGTAGCTACGTGACTCTTCCTCTCTATGCTTTGGTGACTCAG ATGGGATCCAACATGAGACCGACGATCTTTAACGAAAGGGTCGCCACTGCACTCAGAAACTGGCATCAAAAAGCGAAGAAACAcactaaacaaaacaaacagtCACATTCTCAAAACACCACGCCGCTTTCAAGCAGGCCCGCTACTCCAACTCATGAGATGTCTCcagttcatcttcttcataacTATCCACGAAGCGTTGAAAGTTATCCGCCATCTCCCAGACTTTCAATCACTGAGAACAATCGATTGGTACTCCACTCCCCGAGACAGCATGGAATCAAAGATGATGTTGATGATAGATCACTACATAAGAAAATTGCTCAAGCTGATGCAACAGTTGAAGAATCCAACTCTTTGCAAAGAGTTGCGATGGCTCAGACGACACGAACACAACATGAAATTGATATTGCTTCGTCGGTTTTCTCGCTCCAGAAGAAATGA